Below is a genomic region from Phragmitibacter flavus.
ACAAGGATGACCATACAAATGCACCGCCAGCACCGCTTTGATCTTCCTTTCGTCATCCGCCACCAGCACCTGCTCCAAAGCCTTCGGACAAATCGTCGCCGTCTCCCCATCCACATCCACAAAAACCGGCTTCGCCCCCGTCCTTGAAATCGCCGATACACTCGCCACCGCCGTCTGCGAAGGCACCGCCACCCCATCGCCCGCCCCAATGTCCAACCCACGCAAAATCAACTCTATCGCATCCGTCCCGTTCGCCACCCCAATCACCTCACCGACCTGCACAAACGCCGCAAACTCCCGCTCAAACTCCGCCACTTCCGGACCCAAGATGTAATGTCCTCCCGCCAGCATCTTCTGCACTGCCGCATCAATGGCCGTTTGATGAGCTTGATAATCAGCGAGCGGATAGGCAGGAAATAGCGACATGAGAATAAGCAGTCAAAATGAATCAGTTCACGGCAATGGCAACGTCACGCTCCCATCGAGTCGCGAAAAAACGCCCGTTCTCGGATCAAATGCATACGCCCTGAAAGTCGCCTCACCCGACGGCAATGGAGCCCGCTGCAACGTCAGCTTCGCCCCCGACACCGCCACCCTCTCCTCGCCCGTCATCGGCACATAGGCCCAGCCAATCCGATCCTCCATCGCCCGCGCATCCACTTTTTTCGCCACCTTCGCCTCCCGTTTCCTGCGCGTCACAATCCCCAACCAGCGCTCTGGAACCCCCGCCTGCTCAATCGAAATCACCACCGACCGCGCCGCATCACGCGAAGCCTTCTCCATTGCCCAACCTTCAATGCTCACGCCACTGCCTTCCAACTCCCCTTTCACCAACTTGCCCTGAAACATCCCTTCCGGTGCCATCGTCGCCTCCGCCACCAAGCTGCTTCGCACCGTCGCCACGCTCAACACACCTGCCGCATCCAGTTCGTCCAGTGCCTTTCCAATCCGCAACCCCGATCCCGGATCAACGCTGTCCAGCAACAGCGGCTCCACCACCACCTGACGCAACGACACCGACGCCTCCAGCAATCCACACGACCTCGCATCCTTGACCCCGTCCCGCCATCCCTGCACCGCCCCAACTCCCCAGCCCCACACCAAAAACAAAAACCACCCACGCCCCACCCATCGCAACCACCTCGAGCCCGGACCCGTCATGACCATCGCCAGCAACCCAAACAACCCAATGTAAAACCACAGCGTGTAAGCCGGATACCTCGACTGAAACGGCAAGAACCCTGGCGAATCCACCCTCGCCAGCGAAATCGCCGCCGCATTTGCCAACCCCCATCCACACAACAACAACCACGGCCCCATCTGACCCACCTCAACCTCACCGCGCCGCAGTTTAGCCCACAACTTCCACCCCACTACCAACAACAAAACCAGAGAAAACACCCCGACGACACTCGACAACGCAAAAACCAGCTGCGACCTCAATTCACGATCCAAAGTCGGCCACCCCTCTGCAAACGGTGCCCCCAACAACCTCACAAAAAACACCACCACCTTCTCCGCCTTCTCCATCGACATGCCGCTCTCCGAACCACTGAGCGCCTTCTCCTCCGGCCACCCGCTGACAAATACCCACAATGTCACCCCGAACATCAACCCCCACAATCCCAGTGCCGTCCACCCTTCTCCACCGCGCCCGCGCCGTTTGATCAATTCCCAAAAAAGCAACACCCCACCCAACCCCCAGGCCAGCCAGCCATTGATGAACGAAAACGCCGCCACCACCGCAAAGCCCCCTGCCACCAAGGTCCGCAACCACAACGGCCAACCCCGCTCAAACACCCACACCACCCCCACCGACGCCGCAATCACCAGCATGTAACAAATCTGCACCCCCCACGTCCAGTTCATCCACTGCATCGGCGACAACAGCAGCACCACACTGAACCCCCCCAGAAGCCAGCGCGTCCCCCAGCTCCCCGGATGACTCCGACGCCACAATGACAACACCATCGCACACGAAACCAGTCCCAATCCCACACACACCAGCGACTCCACCACCAGATTCCAATCCGTCAACCGCACCACCAGCCAGTGCAAAATCCTCGCTGCATCATGCCGGCTGTCATTGCCCGGACTGTGCAGAAAATTGCCAAAACTGCCATCCTGCAAAAACCCCAGATACGGATCCCCCACCACAAACCAATGATCCGCCTTCGGCACCTGACACGTCAAACTCACCGCCAGCAGCACCGGCCCGATGACCGCCAGCAGTGGCAAAGCC
It encodes:
- a CDS encoding DUF3021 domain-containing protein; this encodes MPIFRQICSMVLSLKGSRWEGWFWALPLLAVIGPVLLAVSLTCQVPKADHWFVVGDPYLGFLQDGSFGNFLHSPGNDSRHDAARILHWLVVRLTDWNLVVESLVCVGLGLVSCAMVLSLWRRSHPGSWGTRWLLGGFSVVLLLSPMQWMNWTWGVQICYMLVIAASVGVVWVFERGWPLWLRTLVAGGFAVVAAFSFINGWLAWGLGGVLLFWELIKRRGRGGEGWTALGLWGLMFGVTLWVFVSGWPEEKALSGSESGMSMEKAEKVVVFFVRLLGAPFAEGWPTLDRELRSQLVFALSSVVGVFSLVLLLVVGWKLWAKLRRGEVEVGQMGPWLLLCGWGLANAAAISLARVDSPGFLPFQSRYPAYTLWFYIGLFGLLAMVMTGPGSRWLRWVGRGWFLFLVWGWGVGAVQGWRDGVKDARSCGLLEASVSLRQVVVEPLLLDSVDPGSGLRIGKALDELDAAGVLSVATVRSSLVAEATMAPEGMFQGKLVKGELEGSGVSIEGWAMEKASRDAARSVVISIEQAGVPERWLGIVTRRKREAKVAKKVDARAMEDRIGWAYVPMTGEERVAVSGAKLTLQRAPLPSGEATFRAYAFDPRTGVFSRLDGSVTLPLP